TTATTGATCTCCATAGTTTTCAAGCAAAACAGGCAAAAAATATTTATCATTTCTTTGCCAAGCATGATGTAGAGCATGAAAAATTAACCACATATGCAGGATGGCCTTTATATGCCTATGAGGCCATTGCTTATCAAGTTCCCTCTTCTGCAATAGTAGGTGCTGTGAAATGCTTTCGTTCTGCTCTCAACAATACGATAGAGGTTACTTGCGACTATATTGATGAAAGTCCTAAAAAGTCCTTGGATAGAAAATTTAGTTTAGATAAAAACATTATCCTTAATCCGCATTTTTCTTCAGCCTATAATATATGGGTCGGCTCACATCCTGCGAATATCATGAGTTTAGATTTATGTGCTGTGAAAAAAAAGGCTGTGCAGCTGTTTGAGGAGGCGGCGAATAAAACATTAGAAACGCCGAATCTTTATTATGGTCTTGGAGGTAAGACATTATAACGAATTAGGAAAAAGAAGTGGGGCAAATGCCCCAAATTTAATTGTATCAGCTATCCCCTTTACTTGCCTTGGAGTCACCACCATCACTGAGGTTTTTACCCCCACCTGACAAGCCAACTTGAGGACCGCCACCTTTGGCCATATCTCGCATTTTGTTGAAGCCTTTTTGACCGTAGCCGGACAATTGCGAATCAATCTGTTGAGCAGCCTTGGTTGTACCACTTTCTGCTTTACCTACTTGCCCCTTAGCTTCTTCACCCCATTGGGCAGTTTCTTGGCCGACACTTTCGGGTTGCCCACCAATCCATCGCAATACTTTATCAGGCAAAACTACGATAAGCGTAAAGGCTTTTTGTACGACAATTAGATACATCGTGGTGTAAATCAGAATCGAGAAAAAGAAGCCATAAATACCCGCCCAACCCGAATAACCCTGGGTGGTGTCGATATTACCGGCTTGCTGGACCAGATCTTGAGCAGAACCACTAAATTGCCATGTAGAACCACTGGAGTTACCCTGAATAAAGGACATTGCGTTTGCAAATCCGGCATTGATTATCCAAACTGACACATAAGTTAAGGCTATTGCAGCGATATAACCAATAATCATCATTGCTGGACGCAAGAACACATTGAGCAGAATCATAATTGCTTGCTCTCCCTTACCAAAGGCATCATGTCCCTCTGGATGAGTAACTCCAAGCGCTACGATAGGTGCCGCAACCATTGCCTCAATAACCACCATCAACCAGGCAATCGAGCCAAAGGTAAAGATCATATACGGCAAGAATGGAATATAGTAAGCCGTGACGAAGCCAATGCTCAACATGACTGCCATCCAGGCAAACAACAATGGAAAGACCATGGAGATAAGCGCAAAGATGAATATACCGAACAAGGGAATTAATGACGTTGTAATTGCTGTGGTCAATAATATAATCCATAGTTCATTGGCAAAGTTAATATAATTCACCCCCATATTCGCGAGCGCTATCACCGGGTTAACCGACGGTTGTTGAATAATAGCCACTCCTGACTAGAATATAGCTCCCATACCCATTAAAGGTACTGAAAGGAAAGCCATGACAACCATATTGATAATCTGACCTACGATGTTCAAGAAGAAATTAAACATCGTCTTTATGATCAGATTATAAAAAATGTTACCCATTAATCTACCAATACATAAGCCCAAAATACTTCCACAAGGGAAATCTTGATGTGGCAAACTAAATTTTGAAAGGTCAAAATTCATATTGAACTTCATGGTAAATTTAGGCGGAGTCTGACCTGGTTGTTGGGACAAATTCACCATTAATGAGTTTGTAATAAATCCATAAACCGTAGACGAGACTGCCCCGGTTTGAGCTCCAGTTGAACCAGACCCCCCGGTGACAGTAGAGATACTGCTGCCAGCAGGGAGACTAAGTTTATTAGAAGTAACATTAGACCCATCAAGTAAACCAATG
The nucleotide sequence above comes from Legionella hackeliae. Encoded proteins:
- a CDS encoding DotA/TraY family protein translates to MAIIQQPSVNPVIALANMGVNYINFANELWIILLTTAITTSLIPLFGIFIFALISMVFPLLFAWMAVMLSIGFVTAYYIPFLPYMIFTFGSIAWLMVVIEAMVAAPIVALGVTHPEGHDAFGKGEQAIMILLNVFLRPAMMIIGYIAAIALTYVSVWIINAGFANAMSFIQGNSSGSTWQFSGSAQDLVQQAGNIDTTQGYSGWAGIYGFFFSILIYTTMYLIVVQKAFTLIVVLPDKVLRWIGGQPESVGQETAQWGEEAKGQVGKAESGTTKAAQQIDSQLSGYGQKGFNKMRDMAKGGGPQVGLSGGGKNLSDGGDSKASKGDS